The Arachis hypogaea cultivar Tifrunner chromosome 14, arahy.Tifrunner.gnm2.J5K5, whole genome shotgun sequence genome has a segment encoding these proteins:
- the LOC112743572 gene encoding copper transporter 4, whose translation MQEMPNMPNMQMSFYWGKHGTVLFSGWPKSGGMYTLALFFVFFLSMAIEILSNQPPIRRGARPASGVTAQAVVYFFRISFIYLVMLAVMSFNGGIFIAAILGHSLGFFLAKFRAVAMANREPSDLEQKV comes from the coding sequence ATGCAAGAAATGCCAAATATGCCAAATATGCAGATGAGCTTCTATTGGGGGAAACATGGTACTGTACTTTTCTCTGGCTGGCCAAAAAGTGGTGGCATGTACACATTGGCACTCTTCTTTGTGTTCTTCTTATCAATGGCAATTGAGATTCTCTCCAACCAGCCGCCAATACGGCGCGGGGCTAGACCGGCTTCTGGGGTAACGGCTCAGGCCGTTGTGTACTTCTTCCGAATCAGCTTCATCTACTTGGTCATGCTTGCTGTCATGTCCTTCAATGGAGGAATCTTCATAGCTGCTATTCTTGGTCACTCCTTGGGATTCTTCTTAGCCAAGTTTCGAGCTGTTGCCATGGCCAACAGGGAACCCTCTGATCTTGAACAAAAAGTTTGA